The following are encoded in a window of Sphingobium sp. AP49 genomic DNA:
- a CDS encoding amidohydrolase, which produces MLAAIAAIALPFPAYASGVIDNVNGIAVDPNGKIVHFGALMIDDEGKVEKLVQGRYQEPEYKPKKPKRGQPWPERPKGPSFKLDAGGKTLIPGLIDAHGHVMGLGLSLVTLDLSDTKSLAEAQAKIRAYAQDNPGRKWIVGTGWNQEIWGLGRFPTAAELDAAVGDIPVWLERVDGHAGWANSAAIRAAGVSATTKAPAGGRIEMAAGKPAGVFVDKAMDLIQKVVPAPAPKDRDSALEKAQRALLAVGITGIADMGTSIEDWQAFRRSADRGALRVRIMSYAYGLDNMVLIAGPEPTPWLYDDHLRMGGVKLILDGALGSRGAWLKADYSDAPGQRGLPMIPSTQLRNIMSRAAMDNFQVAVHAIGDAANGEILDAIQEMADTYKGDRRWRVEHAQIIDPADLPHFARFGTIASMQPVHETSDWRMATARLGEARLKGAYAWKAMLDNHVPLAFGSDVPVESPNPFPGIAAAMSREDGKGEPAGGWMPEQRVSFEAALDGFTRQAAYAGFAEKKFGSLVPGQRADFLLIDRNIETASPTDIRGTQVLETWIGGKRVYVKGQ; this is translated from the coding sequence ATGTTGGCGGCGATCGCCGCAATCGCCCTGCCCTTCCCTGCTTATGCGTCCGGCGTGATCGACAATGTGAACGGCATCGCGGTCGATCCCAATGGCAAGATCGTGCATTTCGGTGCGCTGATGATCGACGATGAGGGCAAGGTCGAGAAGCTGGTCCAGGGCCGCTATCAGGAGCCTGAGTACAAGCCCAAGAAGCCCAAGCGCGGCCAACCCTGGCCCGAGCGCCCCAAGGGGCCGAGCTTCAAGCTGGACGCGGGCGGCAAGACGCTGATCCCTGGCCTGATCGATGCCCATGGCCATGTCATGGGGCTGGGCCTGTCGCTGGTCACGCTGGACCTGTCCGACACCAAATCGCTGGCCGAGGCGCAGGCGAAGATCCGGGCCTATGCACAGGACAATCCCGGCCGCAAATGGATTGTCGGCACCGGCTGGAACCAGGAGATATGGGGCCTGGGCCGGTTCCCGACGGCGGCCGAACTGGACGCGGCCGTGGGCGACATCCCGGTCTGGCTGGAACGGGTAGACGGCCATGCCGGCTGGGCCAACAGCGCGGCGATCCGCGCAGCGGGCGTCAGCGCGACAACCAAGGCGCCGGCCGGCGGCCGGATCGAGATGGCGGCGGGCAAGCCGGCCGGCGTGTTCGTCGACAAGGCGATGGACCTGATCCAGAAGGTCGTGCCCGCCCCTGCCCCCAAGGACCGCGACAGCGCGCTGGAAAAGGCGCAGCGGGCGCTCCTTGCGGTGGGGATCACGGGCATTGCCGACATGGGCACCAGCATCGAGGATTGGCAGGCATTCCGTCGATCGGCCGATCGTGGCGCGCTGCGCGTGCGGATCATGTCCTATGCCTATGGCCTCGATAATATGGTGCTGATCGCTGGGCCGGAACCGACGCCCTGGCTGTATGACGACCATTTGCGCATGGGCGGGGTCAAGCTGATCCTGGATGGCGCGCTGGGATCGCGCGGGGCCTGGCTGAAGGCCGATTATAGCGATGCGCCGGGCCAGCGCGGCCTGCCGATGATCCCGTCGACCCAGTTGCGCAACATCATGAGCCGCGCGGCGATGGACAATTTCCAGGTCGCGGTCCACGCGATCGGTGATGCGGCCAATGGCGAGATACTCGATGCCATCCAGGAAATGGCGGACACCTACAAGGGTGATCGGCGCTGGCGCGTCGAACATGCCCAGATCATCGACCCGGCCGACCTGCCGCACTTTGCCAGGTTCGGCACGATCGCGTCGATGCAGCCGGTGCATGAGACGTCGGACTGGCGCATGGCGACGGCGCGGCTGGGCGAGGCACGGCTGAAGGGCGCCTATGCCTGGAAGGCGATGCTCGACAATCATGTGCCGCTGGCCTTCGGTTCCGACGTGCCGGTCGAAAGCCCCAATCCCTTCCCCGGCATCGCCGCCGCCATGTCCCGCGAGGACGGCAAAGGCGAACCGGCCGGCGGCTGGATGCCCGAACAACGGGTCAGCTTCGAGGCGGCGCTGGACGGCTTTACCCGGCAGGCGGCCTATGCCGGCTTTGCCGAGAAGAAGTTCGGCAGCCTGGTGCCCGGGCAGCGGGCGGACTTCCTGCTGATCGACCGCAATATCGAGACGGCCAGCCCGACGGATATTCGGGGCACGCAGGTGCTGGAAACCTGGATCGGCGGCAAGCGGGTTTATGTGAAGGGGCAATAG